A window of the Bacillus andreraoultii genome harbors these coding sequences:
- a CDS encoding peptide chain release factor 3 — protein sequence MEKQFIDEVKSRRTFGIISHPDAGKTTLTEKLLLFGGAIRDAGTVKGKKTGKFATSDWMEIEKQRGISVTSSVMQFDYHGFRVNILDTPGHEDFSEDTYRTLTAVDSAVMVIDSAKGIEPQTIKLFKVCKMRGIPIFTFINKMDRVGKMPLELIAELEEVLEIDAYPMNWPIGMGKEFLGIYDRFYNRIEQFRVDEDHRFLPLDDKGELAIEHEIKQSSLYDQVLEEVELLNEAGNEFSEEKVLDGTLTPVFFGSALTTFGVQTFLETYLKFAPQPQPRHSDQGFVEPINESFSGFVFKIQANMNPAHRDRIAFVRVCSGKFERGMTVTLARTGKSIKLSQSTQFLADDRSTVEEAVSGDIIGLYDTGTYQIGDTLLEGKPIFHYDSLPQFTPELFVRVSAKNVMKQKQFHKGINQLVQEGAIQLYKTKFEDYILGAVGQLQFEVFVHRMKNEYNVDVIMEQMGSKVVRWIEGDTVDESLNSTRSMIVKDRYDRNVFLFENDFALRWFQDKNPDVKLYNPMDDEH from the coding sequence ATGGAAAAACAATTTATAGATGAAGTGAAATCACGGCGAACTTTTGGAATTATTTCCCATCCAGATGCAGGGAAGACAACATTAACGGAAAAACTACTCTTGTTCGGTGGTGCGATTCGCGATGCAGGAACTGTAAAAGGGAAAAAAACGGGGAAATTTGCAACAAGTGACTGGATGGAAATTGAAAAACAACGTGGGATTTCGGTCACATCGAGTGTTATGCAATTTGACTATCATGGTTTCCGAGTAAATATATTAGATACACCAGGGCATGAAGATTTCAGTGAAGATACGTATCGTACATTAACTGCTGTAGATAGCGCGGTCATGGTGATTGACTCAGCAAAAGGGATTGAACCCCAAACAATAAAGCTGTTTAAAGTTTGTAAAATGCGTGGTATTCCAATTTTTACGTTTATTAATAAAATGGACCGTGTTGGGAAAATGCCTTTAGAATTAATTGCTGAGTTAGAAGAAGTTTTGGAAATTGATGCATACCCAATGAATTGGCCGATTGGAATGGGTAAAGAGTTTCTAGGTATTTATGACCGGTTTTATAACCGTATTGAGCAATTTCGTGTCGATGAAGACCACCGTTTTTTACCTTTGGACGACAAGGGTGAATTGGCAATTGAACATGAAATAAAACAATCGAGTTTATATGATCAAGTGTTAGAAGAAGTCGAATTATTAAATGAAGCAGGGAATGAGTTTTCAGAGGAAAAAGTCTTAGATGGTACGTTAACACCTGTGTTTTTTGGAAGTGCATTAACGACATTTGGTGTGCAGACCTTTCTAGAAACATATTTAAAATTTGCACCACAACCACAACCACGGCACTCTGATCAAGGTTTTGTTGAACCTATAAACGAATCGTTTTCTGGGTTTGTATTTAAAATTCAAGCGAATATGAACCCTGCTCACCGAGACCGTATTGCTTTCGTTCGAGTTTGTTCAGGGAAATTCGAGCGGGGAATGACAGTAACTTTGGCTCGGACGGGAAAATCAATCAAGTTATCCCAGTCAACACAATTTTTAGCAGATGATCGGAGTACAGTTGAAGAAGCAGTTAGTGGAGACATTATTGGATTGTATGATACGGGAACATATCAAATAGGAGACACGCTTTTAGAAGGTAAACCAATTTTTCATTATGATTCACTACCACAATTTACACCTGAACTATTTGTCCGTGTTAGCGCAAAAAATGTTATGAAGCAAAAGCAATTCCATAAAGGGATCAACCAACTTGTTCAAGAAGGTGCCATTCAATTATATAAAACAAAATTTGAAGATTATATTCTTGGTGCGGTTGGTCAACTACAATTTGAGGTTTTTGTCCACCGAATGAAAAACGAATACAATGTAGATGTAATCATGGAACAAATGGGTTCAAAAGTTGTACGTTGGATAGAAGGGGATACGGTTGATGAGAGTTTGAACAGTACACGTAGTATGATTGTGAAAGACCGATATGACCGGAATGTTTTCTTGTTTGAAAATGATTTTGCTCTTCGTTGGTTTCAAGATAAAAATCCAGATGTAAAATTATATAATCCAATGGATGATGAGCACTAA
- a CDS encoding thermonuclease family protein, translated as MRKLLLLIAFVFVLFGCTEQDHVTTVEKAKESTDVTQPSLQKEDFTTDETETEEVSDEKQQVNRLNGKVTNVVDGDTIDVQFENGKKERVRLVLVDTPETKHPTKPVQPFGPEASNFTKQLLTGKDVELELDVQERDKYGRILAYVYIDEKMINKLLLKKGLARVAVYPPNTRYVDEFYAIQKQAQKQKLGIWSIEDYVTDRGYITTEGNTESSKNNNSTSTSTSCKNPKIKGNINSKGDKIYHVPSGQYYDVTKPEELFCTEQEAINAGYRKSQR; from the coding sequence ATGCGGAAGTTATTATTACTAATTGCGTTCGTTTTTGTACTATTTGGATGCACTGAACAAGATCATGTGACAACGGTAGAAAAAGCAAAAGAAAGTACAGATGTTACACAACCATCTCTGCAAAAAGAGGATTTTACTACCGATGAAACTGAAACTGAAGAAGTAAGTGACGAAAAGCAACAAGTGAATCGTTTAAATGGGAAGGTCACCAATGTAGTGGATGGCGATACAATCGATGTTCAATTCGAAAATGGTAAAAAAGAGCGAGTTCGCCTAGTACTTGTTGATACACCTGAAACAAAACATCCAACGAAGCCAGTTCAACCTTTTGGTCCAGAAGCTTCTAACTTTACTAAGCAATTATTAACAGGTAAAGATGTTGAGTTGGAACTTGATGTACAAGAACGAGATAAATATGGACGAATTTTAGCGTATGTTTATATAGATGAAAAAATGATTAATAAACTGTTGCTAAAAAAAGGACTTGCAAGAGTGGCAGTTTATCCACCAAATACACGGTATGTTGACGAGTTCTATGCAATCCAAAAACAAGCTCAAAAACAAAAACTAGGTATTTGGTCAATAGAAGATTATGTAACGGACCGAGGGTATATAACGACAGAGGGAAACACCGAATCCTCAAAGAATAACAACTCTACCTCGACATCAACTAGCTGTAAAAACCCTAAAATTAAAGGAAATATCAATTCAAAAGGTGATAAAATTTATCACGTCCCTAGTGGTCAATATTATGATGTGACAAAGCCTGAGGAACTATTTTGCACGGAGCAAGAAGCAATAAATGCTGGTTACCGAAAGTCACAACGTTAA